In Erigeron canadensis isolate Cc75 chromosome 6, C_canadensis_v1, whole genome shotgun sequence, the following are encoded in one genomic region:
- the LOC122605365 gene encoding protein SEMI-ROLLED LEAF 2-like isoform X4 — MGVISRQVLPVCDVLCACCPSLRTRSRHPVKRYKKLLADIFPRSQGGEPNERKIGKLCEYAAKNPLRIPKITDYLEQKFYRNLRNENIGAVKVVLLVYGKLLSSCKKQMPLFASSFLGITGTLLVQSQKHEMQILGCNALVNFINNQLDGAYLFNLEGLIPKLCQLAEEVGNDERVLRLRSAALEVLAFMVRFMGEQPHASMDFENIISVTLENYTDIQPKQEHKKYDRQLSQAHVHAPSFADLRQTTEIVNCKPQVDPPEDAHKNPSYWARVCLHNMAISAKGVTNVRHVLEPIFQKFDKDKLWLPDKGLAFSVLKYLLTILEETDDRSHILFAILIKHLDNKDVTKHPILQLHIVNVATQLSENIKQHDSVTIFGAIADLIKQLRKCLQRLSEPSSPTEGSDSCYTDLQCALENCISNLSCKVGDVGPILDTMAVVLEKIPISAALARANIFAVYRTAQVTTSIPNKTYFRKAFPAALFHHLLLAMLHPDHETRVLAHRVFSIVLIPSLKQTWSIHDLIPSQAEIPSMMPQTVADGSNKSILETIDEDTKEKEDHVMEEHLQPTTESLSCSGIEASIRDRKTVPSSMRLSGHQVSLVLSSIWIQATSMENAPANFEAMANTYTLALSFTLSKASNHTALLRFFQLAFSLRNIALYQQGGPKPSRRRPVFMLASYMIIVTAKAFHIPELISLVRSTMTEETVDPYLLLDEDIRLQAVCTEPGDKNCYVSQADEASAMKSLSAIEIKDQQLKDTLSTHFVHDIGKSSEEDLSNMKAQLSQWFTPDEEYPLGTPLFMGIVHPCSPELQAFEEVMPDADSENEDTCDQYGNQSDGKTSRSRNSLDILSASQLMESVVETARQVENLPDSSTLLTYDQMKNQCEALVTGKQKKMSVLQSFKEQQEAMTLKSSAEIEQHTQPISNNKMEITEVEGKPFKSDPAQGHDQVVTCMNEYGKQESFRLPALSPYDKFLKGTRC, encoded by the exons ATGGGGGTTATCTCGAGACAGGTTCTGCCTGTATGTGACGTCCTCTGTGCTTGTTGTCCTTCATTACGGACTAGATCAAGACATCCAGTAAAACGTTACAAGAAGCTTCTTGCAGATATATTCCCACGCTCTCAG GGTGGTGAGCCAAATGAGCGGAAGATTGGGAAGCTTTGCGAATACGCTGCTAAAAATCCTTTACGTATACCTAAG ATCACTGATTACctggagcaaaagttttatAGGAATTTGCGGAATGAAAACATTGGGGCTGTAAAAGTTGTACTGCTTGTATATGGGAAATTGCTATCCTCTTGCAAGAAGCAGAT GCCACTCTTTGCAAGTAGTTTTTTGGGAATCACTGGGACCCTGCTTGTGCAATCACAAAAGCACGAAATGCAAATTCTTGGTTGTAACGCTCTTGTAAACTTCATAAACAATCAG CTGGACGGTGCTTACTTGTTCAACTTAGAAGGCCTTATTCCAAAGCTTTGTCAACTGGCTGAAGAAGTTGGAAATGATGAAAGAGTACTACGCTTAAGATCAGCGGCACTTGAAGTGTTAGCCTTCATG GTGCGGTTCATGGGGGAGCAGCCTCATGCTTCTATGGACTTTGAGAAC ATTATATCAGTGACTTTGGAGAATTATACGGACATTCAACCAAAGCAAGAACACAAAAAGTATGACAGGCAGCTTTCTCAAGCACATGTACACGCTCCTTCATTTGCTGACTTAAGACAGACCACAGAAATTGTCAACTGTAAGCCACAAGTTGACCCGCCAGA GGATGCACATAAGAATCCTTCTTACTGGGCTCGAGTTTGCTTGCATAATATGGCCATATCGGCTAAGGGGGTAACAAATGTACGACATGTACTGGAACCTATTTTTCAAAAGTTTGACAAAGATAAGCTTTGGCTCCCAGATAAAGGGCTTGCCTTTTCTGTTTTAAAGTATCTACTGACGATTTTGGAGGAAACAG ATGACAGGTCGCATATATTATTCGCTATCTTGATTAAGCACTTGGATAACAAGGATGTTACCAAGCATCCAATTTTGCAGTTGCATATTGTAAATGTTGCTACACAACTTTCTGAGAATATAAAACAGCATGACTCAGTCACCATTTTTGGTGCAATAGCTGATCTCATCAAACAATTACGCAAGTGCCTGCAGAGGTTGTCTGAACCATCGAGCCCTACAGAGGGCTCGGATAGCTGCTATACTGACCTTCAATGTGCTTTAGAAAACTGCATCTCAAATCTCTCATGTAAG GTTGGAGACGTGGGGCCAATTCTTGACACCATGGCTGTAGTGCTAGAGAAAATCCCGATTAGTGCTGCTCTAGCCAGAGCAAATATCTTTGCTGTTTATCGGACTGCACAAGTTACCACTTCCATTCCAAACAAAACCTACTTCAGAAAG GCGTTCCCTGCTGCTCTCTTTCACCACTTGCTGTTAGCAATGTTGCACCCTGATCATGAAACACGAGTTCTTGCACACCGTGTTTTCTCTATTGTGCTTATCCCATCTTTAAAGCAAACATGGTCAATCCATGATTTAATACCTTCACAAGCTGAGATTCCATCAATGATGCCACAAACGGTAGCAGATGGAAGTAACAAGAGTATACTTGAAACCATAGATGAAGATACAAAGGAGAAAGAAGATCATGTCATGGAAGAGCATTTGCAGCCAACTACAGAATCTTTATCTTGTAGTGGTATCGAGGCTTCCATCCGTGATAGGAAAACA GTTCCTAGTTCCATGCGACTGAGCGGTCATCAAGTAAGTCTTGTTCTTTCATCCATATGGATTCAGGCAACATCGATGGAAAATGCCCCTGCAAATTTTGAGGCAATGGCAAATACATATACTCTTGCTCTGTCATTTACTTTATCGAAG GCTTCAAATCACACGGCCTTACTCCGGTTTTTTCAGTTGGCATTTTCCCTCAGAAACATTGCTTTGTATCAGCAAG GTGGTCCAAAACCATCCCGGAGAAGGCCTGTGTTTATGTTGGCTTCATACATGATTATCGTTACTGCAAAGGCATTCCATATTCCAGAGCTAATTTCTCTGGTCAGATCTACAATGACAGAAGAAACG GTGGATCCTTATCTTCTGTTGGATGAAGATATTAGGCTACAGGCTGTATGTACAGAACCTGGTGACAAAAACTGTTACGTATCACAAGCAGATGAAGCTTCTGCAATGAAGTCACTCTCTGCAATAGAAATAAAAGATCAACAGTTAAAAGATACACTTTCGACACACTTTGTACATGATATCGGGAAATCTTCAGAG GAAGATCTATCAAATATGAAGGCACAGCTTTCACAGTGGTTTACGCCTGATGAAGAATATCCATTGGGAACCCCATTGTTTATGGGGATAGTACATCCATGTTCACCGGAGCTTCAGGCTTTTGAAGAG GTTATGCCTGATGCTGACTCGGAAAACGAAGATACTTGTGATCAATATGGAAACCAATCAGATGGAAAAACTTCACGTTCTCGCAATTCACTTGATATTTTAAGTGCCAGCCAGTTAATGGAATCG GTAGTGGAAACAGCACGTCAAGTCGAAAACCTGCCGGATTCCTCTACACTTCTTACTTATGATCAGATGAAAAATCAATGTGAGGCTCTTGTGACTGGTAAACAGAAGAAAATGTCTGTTCTTCAGAGTTTTAAGGAGCAACAAGAGGCCATGACACTAAAATCTTCTGCTGAAATTGAACAGCATACTCAACCTATATCAAACAAC AAGATGGAAATCACAGAAGTGGAAGGTAAACCTTTTAAGAGTGATCCGGCTCAAGGGCATGATCAGGTTGTTACTTGTATGAACGAGTATGGAAAACAAGAATCTTTCAGGTTACCAGCTTTAAGCCCATATGACAAGTTTTTGAAGGGAACAAGATGTTA G
- the LOC122605365 gene encoding protein SEMI-ROLLED LEAF 2-like isoform X1: protein MGVISRQVLPVCDVLCACCPSLRTRSRHPVKRYKKLLADIFPRSQGGEPNERKIGKLCEYAAKNPLRIPKITDYLEQKFYRNLRNENIGAVKVVLLVYGKLLSSCKKQMPLFASSFLGITGTLLVQSQKHEMQILGCNALVNFINNQLDGAYLFNLEGLIPKLCQLAEEVGNDERVLRLRSAALEVLAFMVRFMGEQPHASMDFENIISVTLENYTDIQPKQEHKKYDRQLSQAHVHAPSFADLRQTTEIVNCKPQVDPPEDAHKNPSYWARVCLHNMAISAKGVTNVRHVLEPIFQKFDKDKLWLPDKGLAFSVLKYLLTILEETDDRSHILFAILIKHLDNKDVTKHPILQLHIVNVATQLSENIKQHDSVTIFGAIADLIKQLRKCLQRLSEPSSPTEGSDSCYTDLQCALENCISNLSCKVGDVGPILDTMAVVLEKIPISAALARANIFAVYRTAQVTTSIPNKTYFRKAFPAALFHHLLLAMLHPDHETRVLAHRVFSIVLIPSLKQTWSIHDLIPSQAEIPSMMPQTVADGSNKSILETIDEDTKEKEDHVMEEHLQPTTESLSCSGIEASIRDRKTVPSSMRLSGHQVSLVLSSIWIQATSMENAPANFEAMANTYTLALSFTLSKASNHTALLRFFQLAFSLRNIALYQQGGPKPSRRRPVFMLASYMIIVTAKAFHIPELISLVRSTMTEETVDPYLLLDEDIRLQAVCTEPGDKNCYVSQADEASAMKSLSAIEIKDQQLKDTLSTHFVHDIGKSSEEDLSNMKAQLSQWFTPDEEYPLGTPLFMGIVHPCSPELQAFEEVMPDADSENEDTCDQYGNQSDGKTSRSRNSLDILSASQLMESVVETARQVENLPDSSTLLTYDQMKNQCEALVTGKQKKMSVLQSFKEQQEAMTLKSSAEIEQHTQPISNNKMEITEVEGKPFKSDPAQGHDQVVTCMNEYGKQESFRLPALSPYDKFLKGTRCYYRFCGIKELVYNF, encoded by the exons ATGGGGGTTATCTCGAGACAGGTTCTGCCTGTATGTGACGTCCTCTGTGCTTGTTGTCCTTCATTACGGACTAGATCAAGACATCCAGTAAAACGTTACAAGAAGCTTCTTGCAGATATATTCCCACGCTCTCAG GGTGGTGAGCCAAATGAGCGGAAGATTGGGAAGCTTTGCGAATACGCTGCTAAAAATCCTTTACGTATACCTAAG ATCACTGATTACctggagcaaaagttttatAGGAATTTGCGGAATGAAAACATTGGGGCTGTAAAAGTTGTACTGCTTGTATATGGGAAATTGCTATCCTCTTGCAAGAAGCAGAT GCCACTCTTTGCAAGTAGTTTTTTGGGAATCACTGGGACCCTGCTTGTGCAATCACAAAAGCACGAAATGCAAATTCTTGGTTGTAACGCTCTTGTAAACTTCATAAACAATCAG CTGGACGGTGCTTACTTGTTCAACTTAGAAGGCCTTATTCCAAAGCTTTGTCAACTGGCTGAAGAAGTTGGAAATGATGAAAGAGTACTACGCTTAAGATCAGCGGCACTTGAAGTGTTAGCCTTCATG GTGCGGTTCATGGGGGAGCAGCCTCATGCTTCTATGGACTTTGAGAAC ATTATATCAGTGACTTTGGAGAATTATACGGACATTCAACCAAAGCAAGAACACAAAAAGTATGACAGGCAGCTTTCTCAAGCACATGTACACGCTCCTTCATTTGCTGACTTAAGACAGACCACAGAAATTGTCAACTGTAAGCCACAAGTTGACCCGCCAGA GGATGCACATAAGAATCCTTCTTACTGGGCTCGAGTTTGCTTGCATAATATGGCCATATCGGCTAAGGGGGTAACAAATGTACGACATGTACTGGAACCTATTTTTCAAAAGTTTGACAAAGATAAGCTTTGGCTCCCAGATAAAGGGCTTGCCTTTTCTGTTTTAAAGTATCTACTGACGATTTTGGAGGAAACAG ATGACAGGTCGCATATATTATTCGCTATCTTGATTAAGCACTTGGATAACAAGGATGTTACCAAGCATCCAATTTTGCAGTTGCATATTGTAAATGTTGCTACACAACTTTCTGAGAATATAAAACAGCATGACTCAGTCACCATTTTTGGTGCAATAGCTGATCTCATCAAACAATTACGCAAGTGCCTGCAGAGGTTGTCTGAACCATCGAGCCCTACAGAGGGCTCGGATAGCTGCTATACTGACCTTCAATGTGCTTTAGAAAACTGCATCTCAAATCTCTCATGTAAG GTTGGAGACGTGGGGCCAATTCTTGACACCATGGCTGTAGTGCTAGAGAAAATCCCGATTAGTGCTGCTCTAGCCAGAGCAAATATCTTTGCTGTTTATCGGACTGCACAAGTTACCACTTCCATTCCAAACAAAACCTACTTCAGAAAG GCGTTCCCTGCTGCTCTCTTTCACCACTTGCTGTTAGCAATGTTGCACCCTGATCATGAAACACGAGTTCTTGCACACCGTGTTTTCTCTATTGTGCTTATCCCATCTTTAAAGCAAACATGGTCAATCCATGATTTAATACCTTCACAAGCTGAGATTCCATCAATGATGCCACAAACGGTAGCAGATGGAAGTAACAAGAGTATACTTGAAACCATAGATGAAGATACAAAGGAGAAAGAAGATCATGTCATGGAAGAGCATTTGCAGCCAACTACAGAATCTTTATCTTGTAGTGGTATCGAGGCTTCCATCCGTGATAGGAAAACA GTTCCTAGTTCCATGCGACTGAGCGGTCATCAAGTAAGTCTTGTTCTTTCATCCATATGGATTCAGGCAACATCGATGGAAAATGCCCCTGCAAATTTTGAGGCAATGGCAAATACATATACTCTTGCTCTGTCATTTACTTTATCGAAG GCTTCAAATCACACGGCCTTACTCCGGTTTTTTCAGTTGGCATTTTCCCTCAGAAACATTGCTTTGTATCAGCAAG GTGGTCCAAAACCATCCCGGAGAAGGCCTGTGTTTATGTTGGCTTCATACATGATTATCGTTACTGCAAAGGCATTCCATATTCCAGAGCTAATTTCTCTGGTCAGATCTACAATGACAGAAGAAACG GTGGATCCTTATCTTCTGTTGGATGAAGATATTAGGCTACAGGCTGTATGTACAGAACCTGGTGACAAAAACTGTTACGTATCACAAGCAGATGAAGCTTCTGCAATGAAGTCACTCTCTGCAATAGAAATAAAAGATCAACAGTTAAAAGATACACTTTCGACACACTTTGTACATGATATCGGGAAATCTTCAGAG GAAGATCTATCAAATATGAAGGCACAGCTTTCACAGTGGTTTACGCCTGATGAAGAATATCCATTGGGAACCCCATTGTTTATGGGGATAGTACATCCATGTTCACCGGAGCTTCAGGCTTTTGAAGAG GTTATGCCTGATGCTGACTCGGAAAACGAAGATACTTGTGATCAATATGGAAACCAATCAGATGGAAAAACTTCACGTTCTCGCAATTCACTTGATATTTTAAGTGCCAGCCAGTTAATGGAATCG GTAGTGGAAACAGCACGTCAAGTCGAAAACCTGCCGGATTCCTCTACACTTCTTACTTATGATCAGATGAAAAATCAATGTGAGGCTCTTGTGACTGGTAAACAGAAGAAAATGTCTGTTCTTCAGAGTTTTAAGGAGCAACAAGAGGCCATGACACTAAAATCTTCTGCTGAAATTGAACAGCATACTCAACCTATATCAAACAAC AAGATGGAAATCACAGAAGTGGAAGGTAAACCTTTTAAGAGTGATCCGGCTCAAGGGCATGATCAGGTTGTTACTTGTATGAACGAGTATGGAAAACAAGAATCTTTCAGGTTACCAGCTTTAAGCCCATATGACAAGTTTTTGAAGGGAACAAGATGTTA TTACAGGTTTTGTGGGATAAAGGAACTAGTATACAACTTCTAA
- the LOC122605365 gene encoding protein SEMI-ROLLED LEAF 2-like isoform X2 — protein MGVISRQVLPVCDVLCACCPSLRTRSRHPVKRYKKLLADIFPRSQGGEPNERKIGKLCEYAAKNPLRIPKITDYLEQKFYRNLRNENIGAVKVVLLVYGKLLSSCKKQMPLFASSFLGITGTLLVQSQKHEMQILGCNALVNFINNQLDGAYLFNLEGLIPKLCQLAEEVGNDERVLRLRSAALEVLAFMVRFMGEQPHASMDFENIISVTLENYTDIQPKQEHKKYDRQLSQAHVHAPSFADLRQTTEIVNCKPQVDPPEDAHKNPSYWARVCLHNMAISAKGVTNVRHVLEPIFQKFDKDKLWLPDKGLAFSVLKYLLTILEETDDRSHILFAILIKHLDNKDVTKHPILQLHIVNVATQLSENIKQHDSVTIFGAIADLIKQLRKCLQRLSEPSSPTEGSDSCYTDLQCALENCISNLSCKVGDVGPILDTMAVVLEKIPISAALARANIFAVYRTAQVTTSIPNKTYFRKAFPAALFHHLLLAMLHPDHETRVLAHRVFSIVLIPSLKQTWSIHDLIPSQAEIPSMMPQTVADGSNKSILETIDEDTKEKEDHVMEEHLQPTTESLSCSGIEASIRDRKTVPSSMRLSGHQVSLVLSSIWIQATSMENAPANFEAMANTYTLALSFTLSKASNHTALLRFFQLAFSLRNIALYQQGGPKPSRRRPVFMLASYMIIVTAKAFHIPELISLVRSTMTEETVDPYLLLDEDIRLQAVCTEPGDKNCYVSQADEASAMKSLSAIEIKDQQLKDTLSTHFVHDIGKSSEEDLSNMKAQLSQWFTPDEEYPLGTPLFMGIVHPCSPELQAFEEVMPDADSENEDTCDQYGNQSDGKTSRSRNSLDILSASQLMESVVETARQVENLPDSSTLLTYDQMKNQCEALVTGKQKKMSVLQSFKEQQEAMTLKSSAEIEQHTQPISNNKMEITEVEGKPFKSDPAQGHDQVVTCMNEYGKQESFRLPALSPYDKFLKGTRFTGFVG, from the exons ATGGGGGTTATCTCGAGACAGGTTCTGCCTGTATGTGACGTCCTCTGTGCTTGTTGTCCTTCATTACGGACTAGATCAAGACATCCAGTAAAACGTTACAAGAAGCTTCTTGCAGATATATTCCCACGCTCTCAG GGTGGTGAGCCAAATGAGCGGAAGATTGGGAAGCTTTGCGAATACGCTGCTAAAAATCCTTTACGTATACCTAAG ATCACTGATTACctggagcaaaagttttatAGGAATTTGCGGAATGAAAACATTGGGGCTGTAAAAGTTGTACTGCTTGTATATGGGAAATTGCTATCCTCTTGCAAGAAGCAGAT GCCACTCTTTGCAAGTAGTTTTTTGGGAATCACTGGGACCCTGCTTGTGCAATCACAAAAGCACGAAATGCAAATTCTTGGTTGTAACGCTCTTGTAAACTTCATAAACAATCAG CTGGACGGTGCTTACTTGTTCAACTTAGAAGGCCTTATTCCAAAGCTTTGTCAACTGGCTGAAGAAGTTGGAAATGATGAAAGAGTACTACGCTTAAGATCAGCGGCACTTGAAGTGTTAGCCTTCATG GTGCGGTTCATGGGGGAGCAGCCTCATGCTTCTATGGACTTTGAGAAC ATTATATCAGTGACTTTGGAGAATTATACGGACATTCAACCAAAGCAAGAACACAAAAAGTATGACAGGCAGCTTTCTCAAGCACATGTACACGCTCCTTCATTTGCTGACTTAAGACAGACCACAGAAATTGTCAACTGTAAGCCACAAGTTGACCCGCCAGA GGATGCACATAAGAATCCTTCTTACTGGGCTCGAGTTTGCTTGCATAATATGGCCATATCGGCTAAGGGGGTAACAAATGTACGACATGTACTGGAACCTATTTTTCAAAAGTTTGACAAAGATAAGCTTTGGCTCCCAGATAAAGGGCTTGCCTTTTCTGTTTTAAAGTATCTACTGACGATTTTGGAGGAAACAG ATGACAGGTCGCATATATTATTCGCTATCTTGATTAAGCACTTGGATAACAAGGATGTTACCAAGCATCCAATTTTGCAGTTGCATATTGTAAATGTTGCTACACAACTTTCTGAGAATATAAAACAGCATGACTCAGTCACCATTTTTGGTGCAATAGCTGATCTCATCAAACAATTACGCAAGTGCCTGCAGAGGTTGTCTGAACCATCGAGCCCTACAGAGGGCTCGGATAGCTGCTATACTGACCTTCAATGTGCTTTAGAAAACTGCATCTCAAATCTCTCATGTAAG GTTGGAGACGTGGGGCCAATTCTTGACACCATGGCTGTAGTGCTAGAGAAAATCCCGATTAGTGCTGCTCTAGCCAGAGCAAATATCTTTGCTGTTTATCGGACTGCACAAGTTACCACTTCCATTCCAAACAAAACCTACTTCAGAAAG GCGTTCCCTGCTGCTCTCTTTCACCACTTGCTGTTAGCAATGTTGCACCCTGATCATGAAACACGAGTTCTTGCACACCGTGTTTTCTCTATTGTGCTTATCCCATCTTTAAAGCAAACATGGTCAATCCATGATTTAATACCTTCACAAGCTGAGATTCCATCAATGATGCCACAAACGGTAGCAGATGGAAGTAACAAGAGTATACTTGAAACCATAGATGAAGATACAAAGGAGAAAGAAGATCATGTCATGGAAGAGCATTTGCAGCCAACTACAGAATCTTTATCTTGTAGTGGTATCGAGGCTTCCATCCGTGATAGGAAAACA GTTCCTAGTTCCATGCGACTGAGCGGTCATCAAGTAAGTCTTGTTCTTTCATCCATATGGATTCAGGCAACATCGATGGAAAATGCCCCTGCAAATTTTGAGGCAATGGCAAATACATATACTCTTGCTCTGTCATTTACTTTATCGAAG GCTTCAAATCACACGGCCTTACTCCGGTTTTTTCAGTTGGCATTTTCCCTCAGAAACATTGCTTTGTATCAGCAAG GTGGTCCAAAACCATCCCGGAGAAGGCCTGTGTTTATGTTGGCTTCATACATGATTATCGTTACTGCAAAGGCATTCCATATTCCAGAGCTAATTTCTCTGGTCAGATCTACAATGACAGAAGAAACG GTGGATCCTTATCTTCTGTTGGATGAAGATATTAGGCTACAGGCTGTATGTACAGAACCTGGTGACAAAAACTGTTACGTATCACAAGCAGATGAAGCTTCTGCAATGAAGTCACTCTCTGCAATAGAAATAAAAGATCAACAGTTAAAAGATACACTTTCGACACACTTTGTACATGATATCGGGAAATCTTCAGAG GAAGATCTATCAAATATGAAGGCACAGCTTTCACAGTGGTTTACGCCTGATGAAGAATATCCATTGGGAACCCCATTGTTTATGGGGATAGTACATCCATGTTCACCGGAGCTTCAGGCTTTTGAAGAG GTTATGCCTGATGCTGACTCGGAAAACGAAGATACTTGTGATCAATATGGAAACCAATCAGATGGAAAAACTTCACGTTCTCGCAATTCACTTGATATTTTAAGTGCCAGCCAGTTAATGGAATCG GTAGTGGAAACAGCACGTCAAGTCGAAAACCTGCCGGATTCCTCTACACTTCTTACTTATGATCAGATGAAAAATCAATGTGAGGCTCTTGTGACTGGTAAACAGAAGAAAATGTCTGTTCTTCAGAGTTTTAAGGAGCAACAAGAGGCCATGACACTAAAATCTTCTGCTGAAATTGAACAGCATACTCAACCTATATCAAACAAC AAGATGGAAATCACAGAAGTGGAAGGTAAACCTTTTAAGAGTGATCCGGCTCAAGGGCATGATCAGGTTGTTACTTGTATGAACGAGTATGGAAAACAAGAATCTTTCAGGTTACCAGCTTTAAGCCCATATGACAAGTTTTTGAAGGGAACAAGAT TTACAGGTTTTGTGGGATAA